The Thalassotalea psychrophila genome window below encodes:
- a CDS encoding sodium-dependent transporter, with translation MATARGGFSSRLGFILAAAGSAVGLGNIWGFPTQTASNGGAAFVLVYLILAFSLAYPAFMAELLIGRYGQANAVTSLQKMSRKAWQKKFAFVVGFGGIICAALILSFYGIIAGWMMSYAIEPAAQLVGLQQIADWVITQSNIRNLIFTALFMFLTVFIIRKGVEDGIEKWSKRLMPLLIGLLIILIVYVMTLDGALEGLQAYLNPDLRRVFHPDLLVSALGQAFFSLSLGTSVMVIYGSYISKKENLVSLGAQVTLIDVSIAFLAGLLIIPAMYVAQHQGVAIFAADGSLIAGPSMVFTVLPALFDGMGAMGLFVGFAFFVLMSVAALTSSISMLEGPVSYAVERHDMQREKATTLISIIIFFISVFIIFNLDFMLDFVAMLATEYGQPIIAMLCCVFVGWIWSRKEILDEIKQGNEQVEHSFFWKIWPWYTKFVCPVAIATVFIHSL, from the coding sequence ATGGCAACAGCACGTGGTGGGTTTAGCTCACGTTTAGGGTTTATTTTAGCTGCAGCAGGATCAGCTGTAGGTTTAGGTAATATTTGGGGGTTCCCTACACAAACAGCTAGCAATGGTGGGGCAGCTTTTGTTTTAGTATATCTCATACTTGCTTTCAGTCTGGCTTATCCTGCATTTATGGCTGAGCTTTTAATAGGGCGATATGGCCAGGCTAATGCGGTAACTTCTTTACAAAAAATGTCTAGAAAAGCCTGGCAAAAAAAGTTTGCCTTTGTAGTCGGCTTTGGCGGTATCATTTGCGCGGCATTGATATTGAGTTTTTACGGGATTATTGCCGGCTGGATGATGTCGTACGCAATCGAGCCCGCTGCACAGTTAGTTGGTTTACAACAAATTGCTGATTGGGTAATTACCCAAAGTAATATTCGTAACCTCATATTTACTGCGCTATTTATGTTTTTGACGGTTTTTATAATTCGTAAAGGCGTAGAAGACGGTATCGAAAAGTGGTCAAAAAGGTTAATGCCATTATTGATCGGTCTATTAATTATTCTTATCGTATATGTAATGACATTGGATGGTGCATTAGAAGGATTGCAAGCCTATTTAAATCCTGATTTAAGGCGAGTTTTTCATCCTGACTTGTTGGTGAGCGCTCTTGGTCAGGCTTTCTTTTCTCTTTCTTTAGGTACTAGTGTCATGGTTATTTATGGCTCATACATTTCCAAAAAAGAGAATTTAGTGAGTTTAGGCGCACAAGTTACTTTAATTGATGTTTCAATTGCATTCTTGGCTGGCTTGTTAATTATTCCTGCTATGTATGTAGCACAACATCAAGGAGTTGCTATATTTGCCGCCGATGGTTCCTTAATTGCTGGACCAAGTATGGTGTTTACCGTTTTACCTGCATTATTTGATGGTATGGGCGCTATGGGATTGTTTGTCGGTTTTGCATTTTTTGTATTAATGAGTGTAGCAGCACTAACATCATCTATTTCGATGCTAGAAGGGCCGGTATCTTATGCCGTTGAACGCCACGACATGCAACGAGAAAAAGCAACAACCTTAATCAGCATTATTATATTTTTTATTAGTGTGTTTATTATTTTTAATTTAGATTTCATGCTCGACTTTGTTGCCATGTTAGCAACTGAATACGGGCAACCAATTATTGCAATGTTATGTTGTGTATTTGTTGGTTGGATTTGGAGTAGAAAAGAAATACTGGATGAAATTAAACAGGGTAATGAACAAGTTGAACATAGCTTCTTTTGGAAAATTTGGCCTTGGTATACCAAGTTTGTTTGTCCTGTAGCCATTGCAACGGTGTTTATTCATTCATTGTAA